Proteins encoded together in one Terriglobus saanensis SP1PR4 window:
- a CDS encoding dolichyl-phosphate beta-glucosyltransferase, which produces MSHPHISIIIPAFNESARIERTLERVLECVETSGWDAEVTVVDDGSTDDTVAIVHRWMERSNCLSLLRNPGNKGKGYSVRNGLLQATGDIVMFTDADLSAPIEEAARLFAAIDQGADVAIGSRWLDRDRQTRHQPLYRRFFGRCFNALTRMVMGLPFADTQCGFKAFRRSAAQVIFRLQRIERWGFDPEILFIARKLGYGVKEVPVTWGHDERSKMSYLKDGAKMLEEMAIIRSNSVAGRYDRDIAAMKDTSKMVTPPVHMHSSVRD; this is translated from the coding sequence ATGTCACATCCGCATATCAGCATTATTATTCCGGCCTTCAACGAAAGCGCTCGCATCGAGCGGACGCTTGAGCGCGTTCTGGAGTGCGTCGAGACGAGTGGCTGGGACGCCGAAGTGACCGTGGTCGACGACGGATCAACCGATGACACTGTCGCCATCGTGCATCGTTGGATGGAGCGTTCGAACTGTCTGAGCCTTCTACGGAACCCGGGAAACAAGGGCAAAGGGTACTCCGTACGCAATGGCCTTCTGCAAGCTACGGGCGATATCGTCATGTTTACCGACGCGGACCTTTCTGCACCGATCGAAGAGGCTGCGCGCCTGTTTGCAGCAATCGATCAGGGAGCGGACGTTGCGATTGGATCGCGCTGGCTAGATCGCGACCGCCAGACGCGGCATCAGCCGCTCTACCGTCGCTTTTTTGGCCGCTGCTTCAATGCACTTACCCGCATGGTGATGGGTCTACCCTTCGCTGACACCCAATGTGGCTTCAAAGCGTTTCGTCGGTCTGCGGCGCAGGTGATCTTCAGACTGCAGAGGATCGAGCGCTGGGGCTTCGATCCGGAGATCCTGTTCATCGCGCGCAAGCTGGGCTACGGAGTTAAGGAAGTTCCGGTTACCTGGGGACATGATGAGCGCAGCAAGATGAGTTATCTCAAGGACGGCGCGAAGATGTTGGAGGAGATGGCCATCATCCGGTCGAACTCCGTTGCGGGTCGCTACGATCGCGATATCGCCGCGATGAAGGACACGTCGAAGATGGTAACTCCGCCGGTTCATATGCACAGCTCAGTACGCGATTAG
- a CDS encoding VirB3 family type IV secretion system protein, translating to MTRRGEPQAINQALNRPRAKLGLDLTAWMAIVFVCVAVFLVGFRLLAMMAFPTLAFGAWLIIRKHPKMFQLWGLSLNQRSYYDPRKH from the coding sequence ATGACTCGGCGAGGAGAACCGCAGGCAATCAATCAAGCGCTGAATCGACCGAGAGCCAAGCTTGGTCTCGATCTTACGGCATGGATGGCGATCGTATTCGTCTGCGTTGCGGTTTTCCTCGTTGGGTTCCGACTTCTGGCGATGATGGCGTTCCCAACGCTGGCCTTTGGCGCGTGGCTCATCATCCGTAAACACCCAAAGATGTTTCAGCTCTGGGGCCTGAGCCTCAACCAGCGGAGCTACTATGACCCGCGCAAGCACTGA
- a CDS encoding HU family DNA-binding protein, with protein sequence MTKADLVDKVTDLGDLTRRDGEIIVETLFEGVVSALKADDKVEIRGFGSFRTRQRNSRIGRNPKTGERVDVPAKRVPFFKPSKELRDLVNTTKAATDAIDPHHPPAM encoded by the coding sequence ATGACCAAGGCTGATCTGGTAGACAAGGTGACGGATCTCGGCGACCTCACACGGCGTGACGGCGAAATCATCGTGGAAACCCTCTTCGAAGGTGTCGTCAGCGCGCTCAAGGCCGACGATAAGGTAGAGATTCGCGGCTTCGGCAGCTTCCGAACGAGGCAGCGCAACTCCCGCATCGGCCGTAATCCCAAAACCGGCGAGAGGGTCGACGTCCCCGCAAAGCGTGTCCCTTTCTTCAAGCCATCCAAGGAACTCCGCGACCTCGTCAACACGACGAAAGCCGCGACAGACGCGATCGATCCTCATCATCCGCCCGCAATGTAG
- a CDS encoding IS110 family transposase: MKEKVRFLGLDVHAETIAVAVAEPEGEVRSLGTIPNRAESIRRLIKKLGPAAKLRACYEAGPTGYVVYWQLAELGVECEVVAPTLVPVKAGDRVKTDRRDAEKLARCYRSGDLTAVWVPDEGSEALRDLVRAREAAKQDQTRARHRLSKFLLRSGQRPPTGVRPWTRPYLIWVAQLRFTQIAQESTRQDYLHEVEHMRERVARLEQAIMEAVKLASPALQQVINDLQALRGIADISAVTIASELGQVSRFESARQLMGYCGVVPSEDSSGKRTRRGGITKTGNAHLRRIVVEAAWSYRRPPGIWYGLRRRQETISQETKEIAWKAQHRLHKRYMKLGAAGKDQRKIVTAVARELLGFIWAIGTRAETVSRQQVAA, translated from the coding sequence ATGAAGGAGAAGGTACGATTTCTAGGTTTGGATGTCCATGCTGAGACGATCGCCGTGGCGGTCGCGGAGCCGGAAGGTGAGGTTCGGAGCCTGGGAACGATTCCCAACCGTGCTGAGTCTATCCGCAGGTTGATCAAGAAGCTTGGTCCGGCCGCCAAGTTGAGAGCCTGTTATGAAGCCGGGCCGACGGGCTACGTCGTGTACTGGCAGCTCGCGGAACTGGGCGTCGAGTGCGAGGTTGTGGCACCTACGCTGGTACCAGTCAAGGCTGGCGATCGAGTGAAGACGGACCGGCGGGATGCTGAGAAGCTGGCACGGTGCTATCGGTCCGGGGATCTGACGGCGGTGTGGGTTCCGGATGAGGGGTCGGAAGCGTTACGCGATTTGGTGCGAGCCCGCGAGGCAGCCAAGCAGGATCAGACCCGAGCGCGGCATCGCTTGAGCAAGTTCCTTCTGCGCTCCGGTCAGCGTCCACCGACCGGAGTCAGGCCGTGGACACGACCCTATCTAATCTGGGTCGCGCAGCTGCGTTTCACCCAGATCGCGCAAGAGTCTACGCGCCAGGATTATCTGCACGAGGTCGAGCACATGCGGGAGCGGGTCGCACGACTGGAGCAAGCCATCATGGAAGCGGTGAAGCTGGCATCTCCGGCGCTGCAACAAGTCATCAACGATCTACAGGCACTGCGCGGTATTGCAGATATCTCGGCGGTCACCATTGCGAGCGAGTTGGGCCAGGTATCTCGCTTTGAGAGCGCTCGCCAGCTGATGGGTTACTGCGGCGTTGTACCGAGCGAGGATTCCAGCGGCAAGCGAACCAGACGCGGAGGCATCACGAAGACCGGCAACGCGCACCTCCGACGCATCGTTGTCGAAGCCGCATGGAGCTATCGTCGTCCACCAGGTATCTGGTACGGTCTGCGCAGACGACAGGAGACCATTTCACAAGAGACCAAGGAGATTGCGTGGAAGGCGCAACACCGGTTGCATAAGCGATATATGAAGCTGGGCGCGGCCGGCAAGGATCAGAGGAAGATCGTCACAGCTGTAGCTCGAGAGCTGCTGGGCTTTATCTGGGCTATTGGAACCAGAGCAGAGACTGTCTCCAGGCAGCAAGTTGCAGCCTGA
- a CDS encoding acyl-CoA thioesterase, translating to MTEETRSVSPAKSVEVHAEARVRVRYAETDQMGVVYHANYLVWFELGRVEILRSLGLSYKQFEAEGFMIAVVEATARYKSPARYDDEIAVRTRISALRGSLIKFAYRIVRVEDETLLCEGETTHIVVDKAMTKATLPEQYQLAFKALMDGTATK from the coding sequence ATGACAGAAGAGACCCGTTCCGTAAGCCCTGCAAAGTCGGTGGAAGTGCACGCGGAAGCCCGTGTGCGTGTGCGCTATGCGGAGACAGATCAGATGGGCGTGGTTTATCACGCAAATTACCTGGTCTGGTTTGAATTGGGACGCGTGGAGATTCTGCGCTCCCTCGGGCTGAGCTACAAGCAATTCGAAGCAGAGGGCTTCATGATCGCGGTGGTGGAAGCGACCGCGCGGTATAAGTCGCCCGCCCGCTACGATGACGAAATTGCTGTGCGGACCCGGATTTCAGCCTTGCGTGGATCGCTGATCAAGTTTGCCTATCGCATCGTGCGCGTCGAAGATGAAACTCTTCTTTGCGAGGGCGAAACCACACATATTGTGGTGGATAAGGCGATGACGAAAGCGACGTTGCCGGAACAGTACCAACTGGCATTTAAAGCCCTGATGGATGGTACCGCCACCAAATAA
- a CDS encoding DUF3106 domain-containing protein, producing the protein MTRLQTMRTPPPYQKNSGKRRALVFFLAMGLSSSFLLAQNRPPQPHVQGTPPSRQVPRSAIGPRPQQQHFTEWMQQRSQLNPQQQQQALRAEPGFRQLPLETQQRLMNRLQTLNQMPPEQRQRMIDRNEQMERLSPQQRQQVRGALQQLGGLPLDRRRAVARSFRELKGLPPEQRGAVLNSPAYRSQFNEEERSTLSNLMQAEPYIPVQR; encoded by the coding sequence ATGACCAGGCTGCAGACAATGCGTACGCCTCCCCCCTACCAGAAGAATTCTGGCAAGAGGCGCGCGCTTGTCTTCTTCCTGGCGATGGGGCTTTCTTCTTCCTTCCTGCTCGCCCAGAATCGGCCGCCGCAACCGCATGTTCAGGGGACTCCGCCCTCGCGACAGGTACCCCGCTCCGCCATAGGTCCGAGGCCGCAGCAACAGCATTTCACCGAATGGATGCAGCAGCGCAGCCAACTCAACCCCCAACAGCAACAGCAGGCCCTGCGGGCAGAACCCGGTTTCCGTCAGCTTCCTCTTGAGACACAACAGCGCTTGATGAACCGGCTGCAAACTCTGAATCAGATGCCTCCAGAGCAGCGGCAGCGCATGATCGACCGCAATGAGCAGATGGAACGCCTTTCGCCGCAGCAACGCCAGCAGGTACGGGGTGCCTTGCAGCAGCTCGGTGGACTTCCTCTCGACCGTCGTCGCGCCGTAGCCAGATCTTTTCGTGAATTGAAGGGGTTGCCGCCCGAGCAGCGCGGCGCAGTGCTGAACTCACCGGCTTACCGCTCGCAGTTCAACGAGGAGGAGCGCAGCACGCTCTCCAACCTGATGCAGGCTGAGCCGTATATTCCCGTGCAACGATAG
- a CDS encoding tyrosine-type recombinase/integrase: MTKLQAREALRAEVTKRTGQNLGGRVLKDSSVTFAWFVLNRYFPLRKGDWRPETAKEKMSQIQLDLVNRFGAYPLDSFDKFMMQTHLNSLAERYSQDRVKQARSYLKSIFDEAIEQEYLTKDPSRKLRIPKNLRPKDKQVLNWEQLWLILANAGRRDRLLLMLDMTEALRPSELFALRWRSFDDQNTLTLTETVYRRTLRPFGKTPGSLTKVHLPDGLADELLRWKMECKKASCKNGNCTKPEHRKASPEEFIFQNADGGFMDADNYRFRVLKPLAESLGIPKLNFQVMRRTMATQAQKMGSVKDIQAHLRHSRPDTTAHEYMQELPESVQEMVGSVYAMLMKGGENQSTDEMPQKAANASTVIPPKLLKGLVGTAGFEPTTSTV, encoded by the coding sequence ATGACAAAGCTCCAGGCGCGGGAAGCGTTACGAGCCGAAGTCACCAAACGTACTGGTCAGAACCTCGGAGGCCGGGTCCTCAAGGACAGTTCCGTCACCTTCGCATGGTTTGTGCTCAATCGCTACTTTCCGCTTCGAAAGGGAGATTGGCGACCTGAAACGGCGAAAGAGAAGATGTCGCAGATTCAGCTCGACCTCGTAAATCGATTCGGAGCGTATCCGCTCGACTCGTTCGACAAGTTCATGATGCAGACGCACCTGAACAGTCTTGCGGAGCGGTACTCGCAGGATCGTGTGAAGCAAGCGAGGTCGTACCTGAAGTCCATCTTCGATGAAGCCATCGAGCAGGAGTACCTGACAAAAGATCCAAGCCGGAAGCTTCGGATTCCGAAGAACCTCCGGCCCAAGGACAAGCAGGTACTGAACTGGGAGCAGCTTTGGCTGATCCTGGCCAATGCAGGCAGGCGAGATCGTCTGCTCCTCATGCTCGATATGACGGAGGCGCTTCGCCCGAGTGAGTTGTTTGCGCTCAGGTGGAGATCCTTCGATGACCAGAACACGCTAACCCTGACCGAGACTGTCTATCGCAGAACGCTCCGACCGTTCGGGAAGACACCAGGCAGCCTCACCAAAGTTCACCTACCGGATGGTCTGGCAGATGAGCTGTTGCGCTGGAAGATGGAGTGCAAGAAGGCCTCCTGCAAGAACGGGAATTGCACGAAGCCGGAACATCGCAAGGCGTCTCCGGAGGAATTCATCTTCCAGAATGCCGACGGTGGATTCATGGATGCGGACAACTACCGCTTCCGTGTTCTGAAGCCGCTGGCGGAGTCGCTGGGCATTCCGAAACTCAACTTTCAGGTCATGCGCCGGACGATGGCGACGCAGGCGCAGAAGATGGGATCGGTGAAAGACATCCAGGCGCATCTGCGGCATTCGAGGCCCGACACGACGGCTCACGAGTACATGCAGGAGCTTCCGGAGAGTGTGCAGGAGATGGTCGGATCGGTGTACGCAATGCTGATGAAGGGAGGAGAAAATCAGTCTACTGACGAAATGCCACAAAAAGCCGCAAATGCTTCGACCGTCATACCGCCTAAGTTGTTGAAAGGATTGGTGGGCACAGCAGGATTCGAACCTACGACTTCCACCGTGTGA
- a CDS encoding RNA polymerase sigma factor — translation MPKKPLQPGQETAPLPGKEGEEAVPNAELAEEGEISQQNEDDGVPEDMASLALNPGILGHEELEAKAVPAHNPIAETDDAAMMLRLAAGEMECFDFLINKYRRQIVHFMYRMVHNQAVAEEMAQEVFLRVYRSRETYRAEARFSTWLYRIATNLAVNHARDTKNERTAQTIHLDEPDSETGTTPDVADQHISAETNMLRQERMKAIRQHVMALPERQRMAVLMHKYEEMDYKQIGEVLKLSESATKSLLFRAYQTLRETLKDFV, via the coding sequence GTGCCTAAGAAACCCCTCCAACCCGGCCAAGAGACCGCGCCGCTTCCCGGCAAGGAAGGGGAAGAGGCCGTTCCGAACGCGGAATTAGCCGAAGAGGGTGAAATTTCGCAACAAAATGAGGACGACGGTGTTCCAGAGGATATGGCATCGCTGGCGCTCAATCCGGGCATTCTGGGACACGAGGAACTGGAAGCGAAAGCCGTCCCTGCGCACAATCCCATCGCGGAAACTGACGACGCGGCCATGATGCTCCGTCTCGCCGCGGGTGAGATGGAATGCTTCGATTTTCTGATCAATAAATACCGCCGCCAGATCGTCCATTTTATGTATCGCATGGTTCACAACCAGGCCGTTGCGGAAGAGATGGCGCAGGAGGTCTTTCTTCGGGTCTATCGGTCACGTGAAACGTATCGCGCTGAGGCTCGTTTCAGTACATGGCTTTACCGTATTGCCACCAATCTGGCCGTCAACCATGCGCGCGACACGAAGAACGAGCGCACGGCCCAGACGATTCACCTGGATGAGCCGGATTCCGAGACAGGCACGACACCCGATGTGGCCGACCAGCATATTTCGGCTGAAACCAATATGCTACGGCAGGAACGTATGAAGGCGATCCGCCAGCACGTTATGGCCCTTCCGGAGCGCCAGCGCATGGCGGTCTTAATGCACAAGTACGAAGAGATGGATTACAAACAAATTGGCGAAGTATTGAAACTAAGCGAATCTGCCACAAAGTCCCTCCTTTTCCGCGCCTACCAGACTCTGCGCGAGACGTTGAAAGACTTTGTCTAG
- the pncA gene encoding bifunctional nicotinamidase/pyrazinamidase, whose product MADFTIQSTDVLLVIDLQTDFTPGGALAVPGGDEIIPAINALSQKFQHVIATRDWHPLGHISFASTHGKQPFTDTVEAAYGTQSLWPDHCVQMTLGAELHRDLHLANLDLILNKGTRPQIDSYSAFLENDHTTPTGLAGYLRERGFHRLFLCGLASDYCVGHSALDGVHMGFECIVLEDLTRGISQSTIATMEEKWLAAGVRALPSGSLKDQ is encoded by the coding sequence ATGGCAGACTTTACGATCCAATCGACAGACGTCCTTCTCGTCATCGATCTCCAGACAGACTTCACCCCCGGCGGTGCACTCGCCGTCCCCGGCGGAGACGAAATTATCCCCGCGATCAATGCCCTTTCACAAAAGTTCCAACATGTCATCGCCACCCGCGACTGGCATCCTCTCGGCCACATCTCCTTTGCCTCTACGCACGGCAAGCAGCCGTTTACGGATACTGTGGAAGCCGCCTATGGCACCCAATCTCTCTGGCCCGACCACTGCGTCCAGATGACTCTGGGAGCCGAACTGCACCGCGACCTGCATCTTGCCAACCTCGATCTCATCCTGAACAAAGGCACCCGCCCGCAGATCGACTCTTACTCCGCCTTCCTGGAAAACGATCACACCACCCCGACCGGTCTGGCGGGATATCTGCGCGAACGCGGTTTTCATCGTCTTTTTCTCTGCGGCCTGGCATCGGATTACTGCGTTGGCCACTCCGCTCTTGACGGCGTCCACATGGGTTTCGAGTGCATCGTTCTGGAAGACCTCACCCGCGGCATCTCCCAATCCACCATCGCAACCATGGAAGAAAAATGGCTAGCCGCTGGCGTCAGAGCCCTCCCCTCCGGCAGCTTGAAAGACCAATAA
- the uppS gene encoding polyprenyl diphosphate synthase yields the protein MPLTQPLRVHELSSEEAALYRTLDPTRIPEHVAIIMDGNGRWAGKRAMKRFRGHQQGAESVHFVVETASRINLPYLTLYAFSLENNLRRPKSEVSFLMKLLRSYLVGNVKRMQDNNVRMAYIGRIHELPEEVQETMQWAEAETAKNTGTTLTLALNYGSRCEIVDAARLTMQNTLAEAKRRGISVEDLLAVDEHAGITEDSLSAAMYTHALPDPDLLIRTSGEMRISNFLLWQIAYAELHVTDLLWPDFRGLHLLESIAEFQRRDRRYGGIGQVETDEELPDPAPVLHG from the coding sequence TTGCCGCTTACACAGCCTCTCCGCGTCCACGAGCTGTCCTCTGAAGAGGCCGCGCTCTACCGCACGTTGGATCCCACACGCATTCCCGAGCACGTCGCCATCATCATGGATGGCAATGGCCGCTGGGCCGGTAAACGCGCCATGAAGCGTTTCCGTGGCCACCAGCAAGGCGCAGAGTCCGTCCACTTCGTGGTCGAGACCGCCTCCCGCATCAATCTTCCATACCTCACGCTCTATGCTTTTTCGCTGGAAAATAACCTGCGTCGCCCAAAGTCCGAAGTCAGCTTCCTCATGAAGCTCCTTCGTTCCTACCTCGTCGGCAACGTCAAGCGCATGCAGGACAACAATGTCCGCATGGCCTATATCGGTCGTATCCATGAGCTTCCGGAAGAAGTCCAGGAAACCATGCAATGGGCCGAAGCCGAAACAGCCAAGAACACCGGTACGACCCTGACTCTGGCCCTCAACTACGGCTCCCGCTGCGAGATCGTGGATGCCGCCCGCCTCACTATGCAGAACACCCTGGCAGAGGCTAAGCGCCGCGGCATCTCCGTCGAAGATCTTCTCGCTGTGGACGAACATGCCGGCATCACGGAAGACTCTCTCTCCGCCGCCATGTATACGCACGCCCTGCCCGATCCGGATCTGCTCATCCGCACCTCGGGTGAGATGCGCATCTCCAACTTCCTTCTCTGGCAGATCGCCTACGCGGAACTTCACGTCACCGACCTTCTGTGGCCGGATTTCCGAGGCCTGCATCTCCTCGAAAGTATCGCTGAATTCCAGCGCCGCGACCGTCGCTACGGTGGCATCGGCCAGGTCGAGACCGACGAAGAACTACCTGACCCGGCTCCGGTTCTTCACGGCTAG
- a CDS encoding LysR family transcriptional regulator: MSDIVEFRHLEYLVAIAERKNFSRAAEHVLRSQPAVSHQIKALEDDIGYPLLVRKGRDGVYPTPAGEFILVWARIVLAGRKETFRMARAIHDGTVPPLHLGFSSFVNGFLLDNFRVAYQGMFPECEIHLFSGNTKHILERLESGALDCALLPMPIDKDVWRARQVARSPLVICMCADDPLSNQALVDIREAAPRLKVFRDPELHPAAHARLLEMFSELGVPLHLASFAATPADIQLMVKQGYGLALIDQLWPLDAGLITRPLTGLNWTADTAFVTTKNPSHMALMFIEKYLDEHDLGSTRKQPQPAALRSPHQLELIRR, from the coding sequence ATGTCAGACATTGTCGAGTTTCGCCATCTGGAATATCTGGTTGCGATTGCCGAGCGCAAGAACTTCAGCAGAGCAGCCGAGCATGTACTGCGCTCCCAACCTGCCGTCAGCCACCAAATCAAAGCTCTTGAGGATGACATTGGATATCCGCTTCTTGTTCGTAAAGGACGCGATGGAGTCTATCCCACGCCTGCGGGAGAGTTCATACTTGTGTGGGCCAGGATCGTCCTTGCCGGAAGGAAAGAAACATTCCGCATGGCCAGAGCCATCCATGACGGAACGGTTCCACCGCTTCATCTGGGCTTCTCATCTTTTGTGAATGGATTCCTTCTCGACAACTTTCGTGTTGCATATCAGGGGATGTTTCCAGAATGTGAGATCCATTTATTCAGCGGGAATACAAAGCATATTTTGGAGCGACTCGAAAGCGGCGCGCTCGATTGTGCGCTCCTTCCAATGCCTATCGACAAAGATGTGTGGCGTGCCCGTCAGGTCGCACGCTCACCACTCGTCATCTGCATGTGCGCAGACGATCCCCTCAGCAATCAAGCCCTAGTAGATATTCGCGAAGCTGCGCCACGCCTCAAGGTGTTCCGTGATCCAGAATTGCATCCCGCAGCGCATGCTCGGCTTTTGGAGATGTTTTCTGAGTTGGGCGTGCCCCTGCATCTTGCCAGCTTTGCGGCGACACCGGCAGACATTCAACTGATGGTGAAGCAGGGCTACGGACTCGCATTGATCGACCAGCTCTGGCCTCTCGACGCAGGTCTGATTACGAGGCCCTTAACGGGCCTAAACTGGACGGCTGACACTGCGTTCGTTACGACGAAGAACCCGAGCCACATGGCTTTGATGTTCATCGAGAAATACCTGGATGAACACGATCTCGGGAGCACGCGTAAACAGCCGCAACCGGCGGCGCTCCGCAGTCCTCATCAACTAGAACTCATCCGTCGATGA
- a CDS encoding S49 family peptidase, with protein sequence MPEETVPPPPPIPSTAFAYAPAPPPRRRSAGFWLLIIGGSLLMLALLIAGTVWSTMQSLKADDSEENGIATSSKKIGVIEVTGVILTADTLSQQMRKMAADSDVKAIILHINSPGGGAAASQELFNEVVRIRKESHKKIIASIESVGASGAYYIASGCDRIYANDASVVGSIGVIMEWTNYGELLRWAKLKNVTLKAGELKDAGDPTRDLTPKEQSVWSDRRRCADRGLSCERRRARSSEPQAEGSRS encoded by the coding sequence ATGCCGGAAGAAACCGTTCCCCCACCGCCTCCCATCCCCTCCACCGCATTCGCCTATGCCCCCGCGCCTCCACCCCGCAGGCGTTCGGCGGGCTTCTGGCTCCTGATCATCGGCGGGTCGCTGCTGATGCTCGCCCTGCTGATCGCGGGCACGGTATGGAGCACGATGCAATCGCTCAAGGCGGACGATTCTGAAGAAAACGGAATTGCGACCTCCTCGAAGAAAATCGGTGTCATCGAGGTTACAGGCGTCATCCTGACCGCGGACACCCTTTCGCAGCAAATGCGTAAGATGGCGGCGGACAGCGATGTAAAGGCGATCATCCTCCACATCAACTCGCCCGGCGGCGGCGCAGCGGCATCACAGGAACTCTTCAACGAAGTCGTACGCATTCGCAAGGAAAGCCACAAGAAAATCATCGCCTCCATTGAAAGCGTAGGCGCCTCCGGCGCGTATTACATCGCCTCGGGATGCGACAGGATCTATGCCAACGACGCCTCCGTCGTCGGTTCTATCGGAGTCATTATGGAGTGGACCAACTATGGCGAGCTTCTTCGCTGGGCCAAGCTGAAGAACGTGACCCTTAAAGCCGGAGAACTCAAGGACGCAGGCGACCCGACCCGTGACCTCACGCCCAAAGAACAGTCAGTATGGAGTGACCGGCGCCGATGCGCCGACCGTGGGTTAAGCTGTGAGCGTCGAAGGGCGCGCAGTTCAGAGCCACAAGCGGAAGGAAGCCGGTCATGA
- a CDS encoding S49 family peptidase translates to MNADIHLEHRASSSQGKHEGEPSLGLCDRLNRTRDNSQRQLPTDHDYAVSTREYQTDQSSLKTAPTAARSVFGKGRKQRQRQKQTHRFGGVDTVTPYQAYFQTLVDNMHGQFIHDVATGRGTSDDKILPLATGQVWTGQQAIGLHLIDKQGGFRVALMDTARDAGISGEPGIQRPVKIKHGLLSNLISGDADNLFPNPSKLLDQAPGFYYMWK, encoded by the coding sequence ATGAACGCTGACATCCATCTCGAACACAGAGCCAGCAGCAGCCAGGGCAAGCACGAAGGAGAACCCTCGCTCGGCCTATGCGACAGGCTCAACCGGACTCGCGATAACAGTCAGAGGCAGCTCCCGACGGATCATGATTATGCGGTTTCGACCCGCGAATATCAGACTGATCAATCGTCGCTCAAAACTGCCCCGACTGCTGCTCGCTCTGTCTTCGGGAAAGGACGAAAGCAACGACAACGACAAAAACAAACCCACAGATTTGGCGGTGTTGACACGGTCACTCCATATCAGGCCTATTTTCAAACCCTTGTCGACAATATGCACGGGCAGTTTATCCATGACGTTGCCACAGGCCGCGGTACTTCGGACGACAAGATCCTTCCGCTGGCGACCGGTCAGGTCTGGACCGGACAGCAGGCCATTGGCCTCCACCTGATCGACAAGCAGGGCGGTTTCCGCGTAGCCCTGATGGACACCGCACGCGATGCTGGCATCTCCGGTGAACCCGGCATTCAACGTCCGGTAAAGATTAAACACGGCCTTCTCTCGAACTTAATCAGTGGAGACGCGGACAATCTTTTCCCTAACCCTTCCAAGCTTCTCGACCAGGCTCCCGGCTTCTACTACATGTGGAAGTAA
- a CDS encoding helix-turn-helix domain-containing protein, whose protein sequence is MPVTLAVVPTALPREDSGLQVASAVRDLRLVRNLSQRQLAGRMGVPRTYISKIENGKAMPTIGSLERLARALQVDISDLLRDAKSRHQGETAVLTADPFLAEIAQFVGQLDPVQRSIFLNQVRELAAGRRRMA, encoded by the coding sequence GTGCCCGTCACCCTCGCTGTCGTCCCCACAGCCCTACCCCGCGAAGACTCTGGTCTCCAGGTAGCGTCCGCAGTCCGCGATCTGCGGCTCGTGCGCAATCTCTCCCAGCGTCAGCTCGCCGGCCGCATGGGCGTGCCACGCACCTATATCTCCAAGATTGAAAATGGAAAGGCCATGCCGACGATCGGTTCCCTCGAACGTCTCGCACGCGCTCTCCAGGTGGACATCTCCGACCTCCTCCGCGATGCCAAAAGCCGGCATCAGGGTGAGACGGCTGTGCTCACCGCCGATCCGTTTCTAGCTGAAATTGCACAGTTTGTCGGCCAGTTGGACCCGGTTCAGCGCTCCATCTTCCTGAACCAGGTGCGTGAGCTGGCCGCTGGCCGCCGACGCATGGCGTAA